From one Triticum urartu cultivar G1812 chromosome 3, Tu2.1, whole genome shotgun sequence genomic stretch:
- the LOC125542489 gene encoding AP2/ERF and B3 domain-containing protein Os01g0141000-like — translation MGVEILSSTGEHSSQYSSGAASTATTESGVGGRPPTAPSLPVAIADESVTSRSASAQSASSRFKGVVPQPNGRWGAQIYERHARVWLGTFPDEDSAARAYDVAALRYRGREATTNFPCAAAEAELAFLAAHSKAEIVDMLRKHTYADELRQGLRRGRGMGARAQPTPSWAREPLFEKAVTPSDVGKLNRLVVPKQHAEKHFPLKRTPETTTTTGKGVLLNFEDSEGKVWRFRYSYWNSSQSYVLTKGWSRFVREKGLGAGDSIVFSCSAYGQEKQFFIDCKKNKTMASCPADGGAATASPPVAEAANGEQVRVVRLFGVDIAGEKRGRVAQAEQELFKRQCVAHSQHSPALGAFVL, via the coding sequence ATGGGGGTGGAGATCCTGAGCTCCACGGGGGAACACTCCTCCCAGTACTCTTCCGGGGCCGCGTCCACGGCCACGACGGAGTCGGGCGTCGGCGGACGGCCGCCGACTGCGCCGAGCCTGCCTGTCGCCATCGCCGACGAGTCCGTGACCTCGCGGTCGGCATCGGCGCAGTCGGCGTCGTCGCGGTTCAAGGGGGTTGTGCCGCAGCCCAACGGGCGGTGGGGCGCCCAGATCTACGAGCGCCACGCGCGCGTCTGGCTCGGCACGTTCCCGGACGAGGACTCGGCGGCGCGCGCCTATGACGTGGCCGCGCTCCGGTACCGGGGCCGCGAGGCCACCACCAACTTCCCCTGCGCGGCCGCAGAGGCGGAGCTCGCCTTCCTGGCGGCGCACTCCAAGGCCGAGATCGTCGACATGCTCCGGAAGCACACCTACGCGGACGAGCTGCGCCAGGGCCTTCGTCGCGGCCGCGGCATGGGGGCGCGCGCCCAGCCGACGCCGTCGTGGGCGCGGGAGCCCCTCTTCGAGAAGGCCGTGACCCCGAGTGACGTCGGCAAGCTCAACCGCCTCGTGGTGCCGAAGCAGCACGCCGAGAAGCACTTCCCCCTGAAGCGCACGCCGGAGACGACAACGACAACCGGTAAGGGGGTGCTGCTCAACTTCGAGGACAGCGAGGGGAAAGTGTGGAGGTTCCGGTACTCGTACTGGAACAGCAGCCAGAGCTACGTCCTCACCAAGGGTTGGAGCCGCTTCGTCCGTGAGAAGGGCCTCGGTGCCGGCGACTCCATCGTGTTCTCGTGCTCGGCCTACGGGCAGGAGAAGCAGTTCTTCATCGACTGCAAGAAGAACAAGACGATGGCGAGCTGCCCCGCTGACGGCGGCGCCGCAACGGCGTCGCCGCCTGTGGCAGAGGCAGCTAATGGAGAACAAGTCCGTGTCGTGAGGCTGTTTGGCGTCGACATcgccggagagaagagggggcgAGTGGCGCAGGCGGAGCAGGAGTTGTTCAAGAGGCAATGCGTGGCACACAGCCAGCACTCTCCTGCCCTAGGTGCCTTCGTCTTATAG